The DNA window CCGGCCAGCGAAATAGGCGCCGGTGTCCGAGAACCAGGAGAGCGTCAGGGCGAGAACGACGAAGCCCGGGCCGTCGTCGCCAGCGTCACGTCGGAGCAGCGCCAGCGCGGCCATGCCGCCACCGAGGTACAGGGGGCCGAAGGTCGCTGCCGCGACCCGCAGCGCCGCGCTGTTGATGTCACCGAGCCGGGCGAGGGTGAGCAGCATGCCCGCGATCGGGAGGGAGAGGAGCAGGACGAGGAGGGCGCGAGGGTCTGTGCCCCAGCGCCAGAGGACGCCGTAGACGACGAGCGTCATGGCGAGTCCGGAGACCTGAGAAGGGCGGTCTTCGGGATGGGTCATCCCGAACAGCTCGAGCGCGCCGACAGAGGTGGCCACGGCGAGGAACACGGCCCATCCCCAGGGGGGGCCGAGGTAGAGCAGCGCGAGCAGGAGGGGGATGGCGATGGCAGCGGCGAAGAGGCGCTGGATGAGGTTCGAGCGCACGATCAGGTCTCCGTTCCGGTCTGGGAAATCGCCATGGGCATCGGCTTACCGACCTTGCCGAAGCGTCGTTCCCGGCGCTGGTAGCTGGCGATGGCGGCAAACAGGTCGTCCTCGACGAAGTCGGGCCACAGCCGGTCAGTGAAGGCGAGCTCGGCGTAAGCGGCTCCGTACAGCAAGAAGTTCGAGAGGCGCTGTTCTCCACCGGTCCTGATGATGAGATCAGGGTCGCCGAAGCTCAGGCTCGGGATGCGTGTTGCAAGCAGGGTGTGGTCGATGCTTCGTGGGTCCAGCCTGCCAGCCGCGGCTTCGAGGGCGAGCTGCTGGGCGGCGGCGGCGATCTCTTCGCGTCCTCCGTACGAGAGGGCCAGCGCCAAGGTCATGCGGCTCTTGTCGGACGAAGCTTGGCGGAGAGGGTAGAGCACCTCGCGCACGGCAGGGGGCAAGCGTTGGAGGTCGCCGATGGCGACGAGACGGATGTCGTTGTGGAGGATCTCGTCGCGTTCGCTCATGAGGAACTCGCGGAGCAAGCCCATCAGAGCGTCGACCTCGCCCGTCGGGCGAGCCCAGTTCTGCTCGCTGAAGGCGTAGAGGGTCAGCGCCTCGATGCCGAGGCGGCGGCAAGCGCGAACGAGGCGGCGCACCGCGGCGGAGCCGGCCTTGTGGCCTGCCTCGCGCGGCTCGCCACGCGACTCCGCCCAGCGTCCGTTGCCATCCATGATGATCCCGAGATGACGGGGGAGATTTCTGGCTTCCACGAGGTTCATCAGCCGCGGGGAGTTTCCACTGTTGACTACCGACTGTCGACTGTCGACTCTCCCCGCATGAGCATCGGGGTCGGTCTTACGGTCACGCTTCGCGTCCGCATGGGGTCGCACGACGCACACTACGCCGGAGAGCTCGTCGATGGGGCCCGAATTCTCGGGCTGTTCGGTGATGTCGCCACCGAGCTTCTCATCCGGCTCGATGGGGACGAGGGGCTCTTCCGCGCCTACGAGGGCATCGAGTTCCTGGCTCCGGTGCGGGCGGGCGACTATATCGAGGCCACCGGGGTCATCACCAAGGTGGGCAACACGTCCCGGACCATGGCGTTCGAGGCCCGGAAGGTGGTGACGAACCTCCGGGATGGCGGCCTGCCTCCCTCGGCCGCAGACGCGCTGGCGGATCCTGTGGTGGTGTGCCGCGCGCTGGGAACGTGCGTGGTGCCGAAGGAGCTGCAGCGGCGTCCGCGGCTTGTGCTGCCGTCGCTGTCGGCGGCGCCCCCGGATCAGGCGCTGGCAGAGCTGCCGGAGCCGAGGCCGATCATCACGCCGCCACCGCGGGTGATCGTGACGCCGCCGAGCTCCGAGCTGATCCTGACGGCGGCCATCGTGGGGGCCGAGATCACCCGGAAGCAGACGCCATGGTTGCCGATCACGGCGCGCGAGATCGCCGACGAGGCGGCGCGCTGTCGTGATGCCGGGGCGGCGGTGATCCATCTCCACGTGCGCACGGCAGATGGGGCTCCGAGCCAGGACAAGGGGTTGTTCGCGGAGGCGATTGCGGCGATCCGGGAGAAGACCGACGTGATCGTGCAGACCTCCACCGGTGGGGCGGTGGGGATGGGTGGAGAGGAGAGGGCGCAGCCGCTCCTGTGTCATCCGGAGATGGCGACGCTCAACTGCGGCACGCTGAACTTCGGAGAAGAGGTATTCGAGAATCCGCGTCCGCTGATCCGGGATCTGTGCAAGCGGATCCGCGAGGCGGGCAGCGTGCCCGAGCTGGAGTGCTACGAGGTGGGGCACATCGAGGAGGCGCTCCGGCTGCACGCGGAGGGGGTGCTCACCGGGCCGCTTCACTTCCAGTTCGTGCTCGGGGTCCCCGGCGGGATCGGGGCGCGCGAGGAGGTGGTGCGCTTCATGATGAGCCAGATCCCGCCTGGCGCGACGTGGGGGGTCGCCGCTGTGGGGCGGCATCAGCGTCCGATGACGGAGCTGGCGATGCGGCTCGGGGGACACGCGCGGGTGGGTCTCGAGGACAACATCTACCTGGACAAGGGGGTGCTCGCAGAAGGGAGCGCGCCGCTCGTGGCCCGCGCTGCGGCGTACGCGAAGACGGTGGGTCGAGAGGTCGTCGATCCTGCGCGCGCCCGGCAGCTCCTCGGACTTCCTGGCGCCGGCGCCAGGGCAGGGGAACCGCGCGCGTCGTGATGCCTCAGGGCCCCTCCGGAAAGCTTCTCGATCACCTGCGCCGTCGCGGTCCCGTCGCGCTGCTCTTCGTCGGGCTCGCGGTGGGGGTGCGCTTCGCCGCGCCCGCCCCGCCGCCACGCTCGGTCGACGCGATCGCGGCGATGCTCGGCGAAGCCGTCGGTGGTTCGGTGGGGGTCGACGACTTCGTGTGGGAGGAGCGGGGGGGCTTTCTCCACGATGCGTTGCTCGGTCGTCGGGTGCTGTTCCTGGCGAAGACGCCCGAGGGCGTGGCGGGGAGCCACGCGGATCTGTTCCGCGCCAGCGTGCGGCTCACGCGGACAGGGCGGCCCCTGGGGCTGCACACCGTGAGGAACCTGAGCCAGACGCCGGTGGGAGACGACCGGGGGCTCGTCGCGCGTGGTCGCCATGCGGCGTTCGTGAACGTCACGCCGGGGATCGGGGTGCAGAGCATCACGCTGCTCGATCTCGGTGGTGAGGTTCCCGAGCACCGCAGCCGGAGCGAGCGGTTCCTCGCCATGTTCGAGGGGTGGCTGGAGAGCGGGAGCACGCGCGGGGTGACGCGCACGGAGATCTCGTTCGGGACGCCGCCTCCGGAAGCGCTGGTGGATCTGACCGATGAGCTTTTGTTGATGGGGCTCGGTCCTGAGCGTACGCCGGCGTCGGTCGACTTGCGGGAGCATGTGCTGAACACCGGGGGCAAGGAGGCCTATCGCCCGGAGGTTCACGCGATCGGTCGACCCCTGCACTCGTTCGTCGAGGTGGCGACCTCGGCGACGCAACGCTGGTTCGGCGTGGAGAAGGCCCGGGAGGTGGAGCGGGCGCTGCTGGACGCGGAGCGCCGGTTCCATCCGCTGCCGCCGGAGTCGGCGATCGTCGGGGAACCCGTGAGTTCGACGGGAAGCGCTTCGACGTCACCGGAGGCGTGGCCACCGGGGGCGATCCCCGCGGTGCTGACGCCCGCGCTTCCGGGAGAGGGGGTGTGGGTCGCCGCAAAGGCGCCGTTCGGAGGCGAGGGCTCCGCTGCGGCCACGCCGGAGACCCCGAACGAGCCGTTGTTTCTGGCGACGTACGTTCGACCGGACGCGCGCTCGGTCCACGCGTCCGTGCATCTTCTGGCGATCGACACGCGGCGCATCGAGCTTCGTTTTCAGGCCGGTTACGACGCGCCACGACCCGTCGCGGGGCCTCGAGGGACGGGGCGGCTGCCAGCGCCGTCGGTCGTCCCGCCGGCAGGAGCAGGAGCGGAGGGGGGAGGCGCTGAAGGCCAGCCCGCCGACGAGGGGGAGGTCTCTTCCGCTCCCAGCCTTCTTGGAGCCATCGCCCTCGGTTGGGAGCCGGATCATGGGGTGGTCGTCGAGGGGCACCCGTACGTGCCTCCTCGGATCGGTGAGGCGACGATCGCGGTCGATCGTCATGGCCGCGCGCTCCTGGGGCGATGGCCAGGCGCTGTAGGGGTGGCCGAGACGATCACGTCGCTGTTTCAGGGGGCGTCGCTCCCTGGCACCCCACGAGCTGCCCAGGAAGTCGGCGACAGCGACGAGGTGGCTGCGCCGGCTGGTGGTGGGGCGGCGTGGGACGATGACCTGGTGACCGAGCGCTCGGCGCTCTGCGTGACCGCGGGGGGCTACCTCCTCCATGCCTGGAGTCGCGCGGTGGACGCTCCTGCGCTCGCGCGTGTGCTGAGCGCGAGCGATTGTCGGTCGAGCTTGCAGCTCGGTCGGCATCCGGCACGTCTCGGGTTCGCGTGGCTGGGGGAACGAGATGGGGGGTGGGTCGCCGCGAGGAGTGTCGCCGGGATGACCCTCGTCTCCGAGCAGCTCACGTCGGCGTCGCCTGGGGCCTTTGCGTATCTCCTGCGGCGTGGAACCGCGCCGGAGGTGTCGCCTCGTCGCGCGGTGTGGGCCCTGGATGGTGCTACCCAGCCGGCTCCCCTTTCGGTTCCTGCGGTCCACACGGCCGAGGTCGTGAACCTCGGTGCGCGGGTCCGGCTCACGGCATTCTCGCCGGAGCGCTTCGAGATGCGTCTGCGCGCAGGTTCGCGCGAGATTTCTCCGCGGGGGGCGCCCGAGTTGCCGAAGTCCCTCTCGGCGGAAGAGCATGCTCGCGCTCTCGCTTCCATCGGCTTTGGCATCGGGCGACGACGAGGGGCACTCGGTCTCTCGATCGACGACAAGGTCGGGCTGAGGCTTCGCAACGAAGGTGGGCTTCTGGTGGTGCAGGGCCGCCGCATCGACATCCTTCCAGCGGGCGCCACGCTGCCGGAAGGAGCGGCTGCCACGGAGCTGCCGCTCGTGGCGGAGGGCGGCAAGCTGTTGCCGGGGGCGAGAGAGATCGGATCGAGGCGAAAGCGTGGGGCGGCGTGTGTCCTGGAAGATGGGACGCTCGTCGTCGCCAACACCACGTTCGACAGCGACGAGGCGACCACCGAGGCGCTCCTCGATCTGGGCTGTCACCGGGTCGTCGCCTTCGACCGTGGCGCCCGCCGACCTACCTTTTTGCATCGTTCAGGGAGCGTGGCAGCGCCTTCTGCCTCGCAAGAGGAGCCCACCGAGCCTTCGGAGGGCGCCGTCGCCCCGGAAGCCGCGGAGCCTTCCGGCGACAAGGAGCCCGAAGACATGGCTCCCCTCCCTGTACCCGAGCCGGAACTCCCGCCGACCCTGCGGGCCGGATACGACGACACGACCCTGTTCCTGCTCGAAGCGAGCATGTCCGGGCGTGTTCGCCCTCTCTGAGCCAGTCCCGGACCTTGCCGGCCACTCGTCTTCCTTCAGCGGATGACCGCCGGTGATGTCGGAACCCAAAGATGCGTGTATCCTGATTTTCCGTTTTGCTGAGGCGACGAGGGGGAGCGGGGTGGGGGCGAGGTCATGAGCGTGAATGCGTCCGATGCAGGGGTAGCGACCGGTCCGAACAAGAGCTGGAGGCTGCTTCTGGTAGCCCTCGCGGCGGTCGCCGTCGGGGTGGTCATCC is part of the Chondromyces crocatus genome and encodes:
- a CDS encoding phosphatidate cytidylyltransferase, which translates into the protein MRSNLIQRLFAAAIAIPLLLALLYLGPPWGWAVFLAVATSVGALELFGMTHPEDRPSQVSGLAMTLVVYGVLWRWGTDPRALLVLLLSLPIAGMLLTLARLGDINSAALRVAAATFGPLYLGGGMAALALLRRDAGDDGPGFVVLALTLSWFSDTGAYFAGRFLGKHKLYEAVSPKKTIEGAIGGLVFAVLGALVGHFLYLRSLPALDAIVLGVVAGALGQAGDLGESLLKRSVNVKDSGGIIPGHGGILDRVDALLVTATLTYFYILFWWQH
- the uppS gene encoding polyprenyl diphosphate synthase is translated as MNLVEARNLPRHLGIIMDGNGRWAESRGEPREAGHKAGSAAVRRLVRACRRLGIEALTLYAFSEQNWARPTGEVDALMGLLREFLMSERDEILHNDIRLVAIGDLQRLPPAVREVLYPLRQASSDKSRMTLALALSYGGREEIAAAAQQLALEAAAGRLDPRSIDHTLLATRIPSLSFGDPDLIIRTGGEQRLSNFLLYGAAYAELAFTDRLWPDFVEDDLFAAIASYQRRERRFGKVGKPMPMAISQTGTET
- a CDS encoding 3-keto-5-aminohexanoate cleavage protein; translation: MGSHDAHYAGELVDGARILGLFGDVATELLIRLDGDEGLFRAYEGIEFLAPVRAGDYIEATGVITKVGNTSRTMAFEARKVVTNLRDGGLPPSAADALADPVVVCRALGTCVVPKELQRRPRLVLPSLSAAPPDQALAELPEPRPIITPPPRVIVTPPSSELILTAAIVGAEITRKQTPWLPITAREIADEAARCRDAGAAVIHLHVRTADGAPSQDKGLFAEAIAAIREKTDVIVQTSTGGAVGMGGEERAQPLLCHPEMATLNCGTLNFGEEVFENPRPLIRDLCKRIREAGSVPELECYEVGHIEEALRLHAEGVLTGPLHFQFVLGVPGGIGAREEVVRFMMSQIPPGATWGVAAVGRHQRPMTELAMRLGGHARVGLEDNIYLDKGVLAEGSAPLVARAAAYAKTVGREVVDPARARQLLGLPGAGARAGEPRAS